Proteins from a genomic interval of Gemmatimonadaceae bacterium:
- a CDS encoding metal ABC transporter permease, which produces MSADLQVVWEVMKWPLAACLLFPPILVYLGLHVVEREVIFVDLALAQVATLGTCVALLMGYHFDDRATFWISLAVTFLGAAFFSWSRSTEKGPVPQEAIIGITFVVAAAGVILLLSRVAGGKEELEHLLTGDILNVTKGAIGQRILVFAALGAFYAAFHQRFVLISSDPERAFASGIRVRLWDFLFYAAFALVVVSFVRLAGVLLTFAYLIVPAVCGTMLAQQWMKRLVIGCAVAAAAGLLGLWTSYQLDLPTGAAIVCASGVLLAIVGVFVSIRRRA; this is translated from the coding sequence ATGAGCGCCGACTTGCAGGTAGTCTGGGAGGTCATGAAGTGGCCGCTGGCTGCTTGCCTGCTGTTTCCCCCGATCCTCGTGTACCTCGGGCTGCACGTCGTAGAAAGAGAAGTGATCTTCGTGGATCTCGCGCTCGCGCAGGTGGCAACACTCGGCACCTGTGTGGCCCTCCTCATGGGATATCATTTCGACGATCGCGCCACCTTCTGGATTTCGCTCGCTGTGACGTTTCTCGGAGCGGCATTCTTCAGCTGGTCGCGCAGCACGGAGAAAGGACCCGTGCCGCAGGAAGCAATCATCGGGATAACGTTCGTTGTGGCCGCGGCCGGCGTGATTCTCCTGCTCAGCCGTGTCGCGGGAGGGAAGGAAGAGCTCGAGCACCTTCTCACGGGCGACATCCTCAATGTGACAAAGGGTGCGATCGGCCAGCGCATACTGGTCTTTGCGGCGCTGGGAGCCTTCTACGCAGCGTTCCACCAGCGCTTCGTGCTGATATCGTCCGATCCGGAGAGGGCCTTTGCGTCCGGAATACGGGTGCGTCTGTGGGACTTTCTGTTCTACGCGGCGTTTGCTCTCGTCGTCGTAAGCTTCGTTCGTCTTGCCGGAGTTCTGCTCACATTTGCTTACCTCATCGTGCCAGCGGTCTGCGGGACGATGCTGGCGCAGCAGTGGATGAAACGACTGGTCATAGGATGCGCGGTCGCGGCGGCAGCCGGCTTGCTCGGTTTGTGGACTTCCTATCAGCTTGATCTACCCACGGGTGCAGCGATCGTGTGCGCCTCAGGGGTTCTTCTGGCGATTGTGGGCGTCTTCGTTTCCATCCGGCGCCGCGCCTAG
- a CDS encoding metal ABC transporter substrate-binding protein, whose product MLNPKQFAAFALMAVAATGSPAAAQLRVVATTPDLASLAREIGGSTVSATALAKPTEDPHFVDAKPSHIVTLNRADALIEGGAELELGWLPPLLENSRNAKISAGAPGRIVASQGIRMMEIPAAFDRSKGDVHAMGNPHFLIDPLNAKIIARQIASRFSQIDPKSAASYRANLARFNARLDLKVAEWQKQLAPYRGARIVTYHKDFVYFAPRFGLSIVESLEPKPGISPSPAHLASVIRKMKATNAHVILVQPFQNRRTAETVARQTGAAVLNVSQQPGARPNTGTYFDMMDNLVNTLAGALRTQ is encoded by the coding sequence ATGCTGAACCCAAAACAGTTCGCGGCGTTCGCGCTGATGGCAGTTGCAGCCACTGGCTCGCCGGCTGCTGCACAGCTTCGCGTCGTTGCGACCACTCCAGACCTTGCATCACTCGCGCGAGAGATTGGCGGAAGCACCGTCAGTGCCACGGCCCTCGCGAAACCGACGGAGGACCCGCATTTCGTCGATGCGAAGCCGAGCCACATAGTGACGCTCAACCGCGCGGACGCGCTCATCGAAGGCGGAGCTGAGCTCGAGCTCGGATGGCTGCCTCCGCTGCTGGAGAACTCGCGTAATGCGAAGATCTCCGCCGGCGCGCCGGGCCGCATAGTCGCATCACAGGGAATCAGGATGATGGAGATTCCCGCGGCATTTGATCGATCGAAGGGCGACGTACACGCGATGGGCAATCCTCATTTTCTGATCGATCCGCTGAATGCGAAGATCATTGCCCGGCAGATCGCCAGTCGCTTCTCGCAGATCGACCCGAAGTCGGCGGCGTCCTACAGGGCGAATCTCGCAAGGTTCAACGCAAGGCTCGACTTGAAGGTGGCGGAGTGGCAGAAGCAGCTCGCACCCTATCGGGGCGCGAGGATCGTGACCTACCACAAGGACTTCGTTTACTTCGCCCCACGCTTCGGCCTGAGCATCGTCGAGAGTCTCGAGCCCAAGCCGGGCATTTCGCCGTCGCCCGCGCACCTCGCCTCGGTGATCCGCAAGATGAAAGCGACAAATGCGCACGTGATTCTCGTGCAGCCCTTCCAGAACCGGAGGACGGCGGAGACGGTGGCACGTCAGACAGGCGCGGCGGTACTGAACGTCTCACAGCAGCCGGGTGCGCGTCCCAACACGGGCACCTACTTCGACATGATGGACAATCTCGTGAATACTCTGGCTGGTGCCCTCCGGACGCAGTGA
- a CDS encoding metal-dependent transcriptional regulator, protein MVHELTGSRLSATAEDYLKAIYAIGSGQTTVTIGSLAERLGVTAPSVSGMVRRLAEQKYLTHEPYHGVTLTELGRHRALETLRRHRVIETYLASILGYSWDRVHAEAERLEHAASDELIDRMAEALGQPTTDPHGAPIPTRDGSVDETVYRPLETLEVEESGRVMRVIHEDAAMLRYLDELGLRPGAEVRVTARAPFGGPMTVEVYGSRKFVAPSLAAQVLVTMPD, encoded by the coding sequence ATGGTTCATGAGCTGACAGGCTCGCGGCTCAGCGCCACCGCCGAGGATTACCTCAAGGCGATTTACGCTATCGGAAGCGGTCAGACGACAGTGACAATCGGGTCTCTTGCCGAGCGTCTTGGCGTCACCGCGCCGTCCGTGAGCGGCATGGTTAGGCGATTGGCTGAGCAGAAATATCTCACTCACGAGCCGTACCACGGCGTGACGCTCACCGAGCTCGGCCGTCACAGAGCGCTCGAAACCTTGCGCCGTCACCGCGTGATTGAAACGTACCTCGCCTCGATACTCGGCTATTCGTGGGATCGAGTTCATGCAGAAGCGGAACGGCTCGAGCACGCTGCGTCAGACGAGCTGATAGATCGAATGGCGGAGGCTCTCGGCCAGCCGACGACCGACCCGCACGGGGCGCCGATTCCAACGCGCGACGGATCGGTCGATGAGACCGTATACCGCCCGCTGGAGACTCTCGAGGTGGAAGAAAGCGGCCGCGTGATGCGGGTAATTCACGAGGACGCGGCGATGCTGCGCTACCTGGATGAGCTTGGCCTTCGGCCCGGCGCGGAGGTGCGGGTCACGGCGCGAGCGCCGTTTGGCGGGCCCATGACTGTCGAAGTGTACGGGTCCCGAAAGTTTGTGGCCCCATCGCTCGCGGCGCAGGTCCTCGTCACGATGCCCGACTGA
- a CDS encoding multicopper oxidase domain-containing protein produces MAAIGLSLQSQRVTTGPNTGPAELGARGHATMMPSMDGEVDHVKNGFNPSALLTDFDAGKISTLPNGQILHEYTFVVKNQMIEVMPGLEFAAWTYNGRIPGPTIRVNEGDRVRVELLNASDHAHSIHFHGVHPGNMDGVFDARSGVVAPSGKYVYEFDAEPFGLHLYHCHTAPLAKHIAKGLYGAFIVDPKGGRPKVDRELIMVMSGFDVDFDGKNDFYQVNGIPFHYDHKKNPIKLKVGELVRVYLVNTLEYDPVNSFHLHANFFQYYPTGTSLTPSEFTDTVALMQGQRGILEFSYRYPGLYMFHAHKTEFAELGWTGVFEVEA; encoded by the coding sequence GTGGCAGCCATCGGACTGTCGCTACAATCGCAACGCGTTACGACCGGCCCCAATACCGGACCAGCCGAGCTGGGGGCGCGTGGGCATGCCACGATGATGCCCTCCATGGATGGAGAGGTGGACCACGTCAAGAACGGCTTCAATCCAAGCGCTCTCCTCACCGATTTCGATGCCGGCAAAATCAGCACGCTTCCAAACGGGCAGATCCTTCACGAATACACGTTCGTCGTTAAGAATCAGATGATCGAAGTCATGCCGGGGCTCGAGTTCGCGGCGTGGACCTACAACGGCCGGATCCCAGGCCCCACAATCAGGGTGAACGAAGGCGACCGCGTGCGGGTCGAGCTTCTGAATGCGAGTGACCACGCGCACAGTATCCATTTTCACGGAGTTCATCCCGGCAACATGGACGGCGTTTTCGACGCACGGTCGGGCGTCGTCGCCCCCAGCGGGAAATATGTCTACGAGTTCGACGCCGAGCCTTTTGGACTTCACCTCTATCACTGCCACACCGCGCCCCTCGCCAAGCACATCGCCAAAGGCCTTTACGGCGCTTTCATCGTCGACCCCAAGGGAGGAAGACCCAAGGTCGACCGCGAGCTCATAATGGTGATGAGCGGGTTCGACGTCGACTTCGACGGCAAGAACGACTTCTACCAGGTGAACGGGATTCCCTTCCACTACGACCACAAGAAGAATCCGATCAAGCTCAAGGTTGGCGAGCTCGTTCGCGTCTACCTGGTGAACACGCTGGAGTACGATCCGGTTAATTCCTTCCATCTCCACGCGAACTTCTTTCAGTATTACCCTACCGGGACCAGTCTAACGCCGAGCGAATTCACCGATACCGTTGCGTTGATGCAAGGCCAGCGTGGCATTCTCGAGTTCAGCTACAGGTACCCCGGCCTTTACATGTTCCACGCGCACAAAACGGAATTCGCCGAGCTGGGATGGACGGGCGTATTCGAGGTGGAGGCGTAA
- a CDS encoding cation diffusion facilitator family transporter — MALGSLLAGVALSIVKLIGGLLTGSLGLLSEAAHSGLDALASLLTAVSVRVAARPPDADHPYGHGRFENLSATVQGLLLFGTGAAIIVESVRRLTETESHIKPSPWAFVIMAVSIIVDLWRSRALSRAARKYDSRALEADALNFRADLFGSSVVLFGLALTSYAELTGTGGILLKADAAAALVVALLIIGMAAKLGIRAVNVLTDRAPGDLGARMTRAAADVPGVLAARPVRMRESGNRVFADVVVTTTRTLSFAQAHEITERIEQAINGVDPRAEVLVHIEPSASLAETSADAIRAIALRLGIATHHEQVYEVADGLEGVLHMEVDPALTLAEAHAQAEQLEEILITEVPGLRRVASHIEAAEPNSSRRREVTSERAEVVGAIRRLVAASELTEGIVEVRLYASDGSSWDAVLSCAFRADLLVGEIHRCTELLEQELRERFATVGRVIIHAEPVDGRDRP; from the coding sequence GTGGCTCTCGGATCCCTGCTCGCGGGAGTCGCTCTCTCGATCGTGAAGCTCATAGGCGGGTTGCTGACGGGCAGTCTCGGTCTCCTTTCCGAGGCGGCGCACTCCGGCCTCGACGCACTCGCCTCCCTTCTCACCGCCGTCTCGGTTCGCGTCGCCGCGCGGCCTCCTGACGCTGACCATCCCTACGGTCATGGCCGCTTCGAAAATCTGTCGGCCACCGTCCAGGGTCTGCTCCTTTTCGGCACCGGCGCTGCCATCATCGTCGAGTCGGTTCGCCGGCTCACCGAAACCGAGTCCCACATCAAACCGTCGCCCTGGGCGTTCGTCATCATGGCGGTGAGCATCATCGTCGATCTCTGGCGATCACGCGCGTTGTCTCGCGCAGCCCGGAAATACGACAGTCGGGCGCTAGAGGCCGATGCGCTCAACTTTCGCGCAGATCTCTTTGGCTCGAGCGTTGTTCTGTTCGGCCTGGCACTCACCAGCTACGCGGAGCTGACCGGCACGGGCGGAATCCTTCTCAAAGCCGATGCGGCGGCCGCACTCGTGGTGGCGCTGCTCATCATCGGCATGGCTGCAAAGCTCGGCATCCGCGCCGTCAACGTGCTCACGGATCGAGCGCCCGGTGATCTGGGCGCAAGGATGACGAGAGCCGCGGCCGATGTTCCGGGTGTGCTCGCTGCGCGACCGGTGAGAATGCGGGAGTCAGGCAACCGCGTATTTGCGGACGTGGTTGTAACAACCACGCGAACCCTGAGCTTCGCCCAGGCACACGAGATCACCGAACGAATCGAGCAGGCGATAAACGGAGTAGACCCGAGAGCCGAGGTGCTGGTTCACATCGAGCCGAGCGCATCTCTGGCGGAGACCTCTGCCGATGCGATTCGCGCAATTGCCCTGCGGCTCGGGATTGCCACGCACCACGAGCAGGTATACGAGGTAGCTGACGGACTCGAAGGCGTTCTGCACATGGAAGTCGACCCGGCGCTGACGCTTGCCGAAGCGCACGCCCAGGCCGAGCAGCTCGAGGAGATCCTGATCACGGAGGTTCCGGGTCTTCGACGCGTGGCCTCACACATCGAGGCGGCCGAGCCCAATTCGAGCCGGAGACGCGAAGTTACATCGGAACGCGCAGAGGTCGTTGGTGCGATCCGCAGGCTGGTCGCTGCCAGCGAGCTGACAGAAGGTATCGTCGAGGTGCGGCTCTATGCGTCCGACGGATCGAGCTGGGACGCAGTGTTGTCGTGCGCGTTCCGGGCTGACCTCCTTGTTGGCGAGATTCACAGGTGCACGGAGCTGCTCGAGCAGGAGCTTCGAGAGCGGTTCGCCACGGTGGGCCGTGTGATCATCCATGCGGAGCCGGTCGATGGGCGAGACCGACCATGA
- a CDS encoding peptidoglycan DD-metalloendopeptidase family protein codes for MTRTLVVVATLAIIGATELGAQEEGDVKLRQQQAELARIKREREALQQRMRGLQNKVHDISEEVDNLNRQHNATVRVVRSLDQQLTMLNGEVEHTTANLVRAQDEVQVKRAIRSRRLVEIYKRGPLYTLEVMLSAKSFADLVARYKYLHIIAQRDRAILGRVDQLRQTIIGQRRQLVSLQNGVEQNRTYKAEEAVRLAALERARVRSLAQVQQDAKKARARLAQLAKSEARLNNVIAGFEAARRRAASRAGGAPAAPSSIRTSDYGRLDWPVDGNIIYRFGRVINPNNTTTRWNGIGIAAAEGTQVRSVSAGEVVLADVMGTYGNTVILQHGGGDYSVYGSLARMAVSKGARVTKGQTIGTIGATDPALPAHLHFEIRRGGPAVDPLTWLRGTSSSP; via the coding sequence GTGACGCGCACATTGGTCGTGGTGGCAACGCTCGCAATCATTGGTGCGACGGAGCTTGGAGCGCAGGAAGAAGGCGACGTGAAGCTCAGGCAGCAGCAGGCCGAGCTGGCGCGGATCAAGCGCGAGCGCGAAGCACTTCAGCAACGTATGCGCGGGCTGCAGAACAAGGTTCACGACATCTCCGAGGAAGTCGACAACCTGAATCGCCAGCACAACGCGACAGTGCGGGTGGTGCGCTCGCTCGACCAGCAGCTCACGATGCTGAACGGCGAAGTGGAGCATACGACGGCCAATCTCGTCCGCGCCCAGGACGAAGTTCAGGTCAAGCGCGCCATCCGCAGCAGGCGCCTGGTGGAGATCTACAAGCGCGGGCCGCTCTACACACTCGAAGTGATGCTTTCCGCGAAATCGTTCGCGGATCTGGTGGCGCGTTACAAGTACCTCCACATCATTGCCCAGCGCGACCGTGCGATTCTCGGCAGGGTCGATCAGCTCAGGCAAACGATCATCGGGCAGCGTCGGCAGCTCGTCTCGCTCCAGAATGGAGTCGAGCAGAACCGTACCTACAAGGCGGAAGAGGCTGTACGTCTTGCCGCGCTCGAGCGGGCACGCGTGAGGAGCCTGGCGCAAGTCCAGCAGGATGCGAAGAAGGCGCGAGCACGGCTGGCCCAGCTCGCAAAGAGCGAGGCGCGACTCAACAACGTTATCGCAGGTTTCGAGGCGGCGCGGCGGCGTGCGGCATCGCGCGCAGGAGGTGCGCCCGCCGCGCCAAGCTCGATTCGCACGAGTGACTACGGTCGTCTCGACTGGCCCGTGGACGGGAACATCATCTATCGCTTTGGCCGCGTGATCAATCCGAACAACACGACAACGCGCTGGAACGGAATCGGGATAGCCGCCGCGGAGGGCACGCAGGTCCGCTCAGTGTCCGCCGGGGAGGTGGTCCTCGCCGACGTGATGGGGACGTACGGCAACACCGTGATCCTTCAGCACGGCGGCGGCGACTACTCGGTGTACGGCTCGCTCGCCCGCATGGCGGTATCGAAGGGCGCGCGGGTAACGAAGGGACAGACAATCGGTACGATCGGCGCAACCGATCCGGCCTTGCCGGCGCATCTTCATTTCGAGATCCGGAGAGGCGGGCCGGCAGTTGATCCACTCACATGGCTGCGCGGAACCAGTAGTTCGCCGTAG
- a CDS encoding permease-like cell division protein FtsX, giving the protein MLALREALNASRRAPLLSSLGVLTIGFSLFAFGLFALVALNIRHALRSVEERVEIRAFVADGTPSDAVAAAMGDIGAFPEVAHVDFVTQEGALARARKDLGEFSDVFDEATLPASIDIHLRAGLRSPENVKAVADRVKSYQFVDDVRYGEEWVEKLYRLRGIAQAAGMSLGIAFGAVAIIIIGATIRVSVLAREKEISIMRLVGATDGFVRAPFLIDGFIKGVLGGMLALLLTWIAYRLVDTRFLRLVFFDNRLIAVGILSGALIGVAGSATSVWRHLRRL; this is encoded by the coding sequence ATGCTGGCGCTTCGCGAGGCCTTGAACGCATCACGTCGCGCGCCATTGTTGAGCTCGCTCGGCGTCCTCACGATAGGGTTTTCGCTTTTTGCGTTCGGGCTTTTTGCGCTGGTGGCTCTCAACATCCGGCACGCGCTTCGCTCGGTGGAGGAGCGAGTCGAGATTCGCGCCTTCGTTGCCGACGGCACACCGTCGGATGCAGTTGCGGCCGCCATGGGCGACATCGGCGCGTTTCCCGAGGTCGCGCACGTGGACTTCGTCACGCAGGAAGGAGCTCTCGCGCGGGCGCGCAAGGATCTTGGCGAGTTCAGCGACGTTTTCGACGAGGCAACGCTCCCGGCGTCGATCGACATCCACCTCCGCGCTGGCTTGCGCAGCCCGGAAAACGTGAAAGCAGTGGCGGACCGCGTGAAATCGTACCAGTTCGTCGACGACGTCAGGTATGGAGAGGAATGGGTCGAAAAGCTCTACCGACTGAGGGGAATTGCACAGGCGGCGGGAATGAGCCTCGGCATTGCGTTCGGGGCAGTCGCCATAATCATCATCGGCGCGACCATTCGCGTCTCCGTTCTCGCGCGAGAGAAAGAGATAAGCATCATGCGACTCGTCGGCGCGACGGACGGCTTCGTGCGCGCACCATTCCTTATCGACGGCTTCATAAAGGGAGTGCTGGGAGGAATGCTCGCGCTCCTGCTGACGTGGATCGCGTACAGGCTCGTGGATACCCGCTTCCTCCGGCTCGTCTTCTTTGACAATCGGCTGATCGCTGTCGGAATCCTGAGCGGCGCGCTGATCGGTGTGGCCGGCAGTGCCACCTCGGTGTGGAGGCATCTCAGAAGATTGTGA
- the ftsE gene encoding cell division ATP-binding protein FtsE, whose protein sequence is MIRLQDVAKEYTRTRVALSHVTFQVKRGEFVFLIGPSGSGKTSILRLLYMEEKPSHGDVWVNGIHSSTANRKEIAQLRRKLGIVFQEFRLLEDRTAEQNVAFALEVTGAPKSEIPEKVARVLNKVGLASKANQLPRHLSGGEQQRVAIARALVNEPYFILADEPTGNLDERATRGVFQLLKDINAGGTSVVMATHDLEMVRSTDFRTVELNHGRVVFDSADKPPPETRYTPLIGQPAIGGPLENNWPPPPGGAK, encoded by the coding sequence ATGATCCGGCTTCAGGACGTAGCCAAGGAGTACACTCGCACGCGCGTGGCGTTGAGTCACGTGACCTTTCAGGTGAAGCGCGGCGAATTCGTCTTTCTCATCGGTCCGAGCGGGTCCGGCAAAACCTCGATTCTCCGACTCCTCTACATGGAGGAGAAGCCGAGCCACGGCGACGTCTGGGTGAACGGAATTCATTCCAGCACTGCCAATCGCAAGGAGATTGCGCAGCTCCGGCGAAAACTTGGAATCGTGTTTCAGGAATTCCGCCTGCTCGAGGACCGCACCGCCGAGCAGAATGTGGCATTCGCGCTGGAGGTGACGGGAGCGCCGAAGTCGGAGATCCCCGAAAAAGTCGCGAGAGTGCTCAACAAGGTCGGATTGGCTTCCAAGGCGAATCAGCTGCCGAGGCATCTTTCGGGGGGTGAGCAGCAGCGCGTTGCGATCGCGCGGGCGCTCGTGAACGAGCCTTACTTCATTCTTGCCGACGAGCCGACCGGGAATCTCGACGAGCGGGCGACACGCGGTGTGTTCCAGCTGCTGAAGGACATCAACGCCGGAGGCACATCGGTCGTGATGGCGACGCACGACCTGGAGATGGTTCGCAGCACCGATTTCCGCACGGTGGAGCTGAACCACGGGCGCGTCGTCTTCGATTCGGCGGACAAGCCTCCGCCGGAGACGCGGTACACGCCGCTCATCGGGCAGCCCGCGATCGGTGGTCCGCTGGAGAACAACTGGCCGCCGCCTCCGGGCGGAGCAAAGTAG
- a CDS encoding aminotransferase class I/II-fold pyridoxal phosphate-dependent enzyme: MVDPVKTQGRSTIAVHGGRDHRGPGSPVAQPLLQSVNYVQEFGTSEGLMYTRYGNTPNEEVVQKRIAMLEGAEAALVLSSGMGATACALLALLRPGDHLVSSAWIYGGTRRLFTDEFITMGIEVTYADPDERRAWRSSIRKNTRAIFVESPVNPTSRVLDIAQIATMAKAQGVALVVDSTLASPINARPISQGADVVIHSATKYLNGHHDILCGVVAGTASYIDEVKQKMAVWGQAPDPFACWLLERGLKTLDVRVQRCNENAMRVAEWCSARPEISKVHYVGLPGHQDHAIAKKMLDGFGGLLAIELAGGGAAADKFVRSVRLITYAASLGGVDTLVIEPRYSSHAHMTSEARAAIGIPDGFLRLSIGIEDAEDIIADIEQALQ; this comes from the coding sequence ATGGTCGATCCCGTGAAAACCCAGGGCCGCTCGACCATCGCCGTTCATGGCGGGAGGGACCATCGCGGGCCCGGATCGCCGGTGGCGCAGCCGCTGCTGCAATCGGTGAACTACGTGCAGGAATTCGGCACCAGCGAAGGCCTGATGTACACGCGTTACGGCAACACACCTAATGAAGAGGTGGTTCAGAAGCGCATCGCGATGCTCGAGGGCGCCGAGGCTGCACTGGTGCTGTCGAGCGGGATGGGCGCGACTGCATGCGCGCTGCTCGCCCTCTTGAGACCAGGCGATCATCTCGTCTCAAGCGCGTGGATCTACGGTGGAACAAGGCGGCTCTTCACCGATGAGTTCATCACCATGGGAATCGAGGTAACCTACGCCGACCCCGACGAGCGCCGGGCCTGGCGCAGCTCCATCCGCAAGAACACGCGCGCGATCTTCGTCGAGTCTCCGGTGAATCCGACATCCAGGGTGCTCGACATCGCCCAGATCGCAACCATGGCGAAGGCGCAGGGTGTCGCACTGGTTGTGGATTCGACTCTCGCCAGCCCGATCAACGCGCGCCCGATCTCACAGGGGGCGGACGTCGTCATTCATTCCGCCACCAAGTACCTCAATGGTCATCACGACATCCTTTGCGGTGTTGTCGCCGGTACTGCGTCGTACATCGACGAAGTGAAGCAGAAGATGGCTGTCTGGGGCCAGGCGCCCGATCCTTTTGCGTGCTGGCTGCTGGAGCGGGGGCTCAAGACGCTCGACGTCAGGGTGCAGCGATGCAACGAGAACGCGATGCGTGTAGCGGAGTGGTGCTCCGCGCGGCCGGAGATCAGCAAGGTTCATTACGTCGGTTTGCCAGGTCATCAGGATCATGCCATCGCGAAGAAAATGCTCGACGGATTCGGTGGGCTTCTGGCAATCGAGCTCGCGGGGGGCGGCGCGGCCGCGGACAAATTCGTGCGCAGCGTGCGTCTCATCACTTATGCTGCCAGCCTTGGCGGCGTAGACACGCTGGTCATCGAGCCACGCTACAGCTCCCACGCGCACATGACGAGTGAAGCGCGGGCAGCGATCGGTATCCCCGATGGATTCCTCCGCCTGAGCATCGGCATCGAGGATGCGGAAGACATCATCGCCGATATCGAGCAGGCGCTGCAGTAG
- a CDS encoding ATP-binding protein yields the protein MTKVIDVPPSLDDQSFEQVFEALAPLPPDEKILIDARRTRWASPYGLTALLTVAQTRLQKPALAIPESDDTATYWARTQFFHFAADLYEISGKIPRARSTEDLNVLLPVTPVAKTEDIHRVVDKIQNKAQAMLIGGLHLEPSATMRFTMALSEICQNVIEHAGRGGWVAVHAYRWQKRLGRKVVVISVCDAGIGFRQSLESAHGPRATDRWDDGMALEETVMRGATRFRDPGRGQGLAGVRKFIHDWTGKFSVRSGTARIAIVPEWDGDVPMRENLPFFPGAQVQITIPEKVVP from the coding sequence GTGACGAAAGTAATAGACGTCCCCCCTTCACTCGACGATCAAAGCTTCGAGCAAGTTTTCGAGGCGCTGGCTCCCCTCCCCCCTGATGAAAAAATCCTGATCGACGCGCGCCGCACCCGCTGGGCGTCGCCCTACGGCCTTACCGCGCTGCTTACTGTGGCGCAAACACGGTTGCAGAAGCCTGCGCTCGCAATCCCGGAGTCAGACGATACGGCGACTTACTGGGCACGCACCCAGTTTTTCCACTTCGCGGCCGACCTCTACGAAATCAGCGGAAAGATCCCGCGAGCACGCTCCACCGAGGATTTGAACGTCCTTCTTCCGGTCACTCCCGTCGCGAAGACCGAGGACATTCACCGGGTAGTGGACAAGATTCAGAATAAAGCGCAAGCTATGTTGATCGGAGGTCTTCACCTGGAGCCGAGCGCGACAATGCGCTTCACGATGGCGCTCTCGGAGATCTGTCAGAACGTGATCGAGCACGCCGGTCGCGGCGGATGGGTCGCCGTTCACGCGTATCGGTGGCAGAAACGACTCGGCAGGAAGGTCGTAGTAATCTCGGTGTGCGATGCCGGCATCGGGTTTCGACAGTCGCTCGAGTCGGCGCACGGCCCGCGCGCAACGGACAGGTGGGACGACGGAATGGCACTCGAGGAGACAGTAATGCGCGGAGCAACGCGCTTCAGAGATCCTGGCCGCGGCCAGGGACTCGCCGGCGTACGAAAGTTCATCCACGACTGGACTGGAAAATTCAGCGTTCGAAGCGGAACCGCGCGGATAGCGATTGTCCCCGAGTGGGACGGCGATGTGCCGATGCGCGAGAACCTACCGTTTTTTCCGGGCGCTCAGGTACAGATCACGATTCCCGAGAAGGTCGTGCCGTGA
- a CDS encoding PfkB family carbohydrate kinase, producing MTRRVGVIGTFVWDVIHGRDPHDAPVEEWGGITYTLGALDAALPDDWEMVPLVKVGFDLADRARDFMRQLDKVAPDAAPIEVPHHNNRVSLHYQSAERRCERLAGGVPKWSWLGLKPLLSGLDALYVNLISGFELDLETAQLLRAHFKGPIYCDLHSLLLAVQPDGIRTLQPLPNPAAWCRCFDFLQVNEDEMSMMAADPLALAAIALSAGVKTLNVTMGKRGVVYFAAPGFDSLADLERNDLQSATGPIRTELLPAVPARHGADGDPTGCGDVWGATYFSRLLAGENIAEAMRAALVAAAKNVDHRGASGLARYLRGELSIK from the coding sequence GTGACGCGCCGCGTTGGCGTCATCGGCACCTTCGTCTGGGACGTCATTCACGGCCGCGACCCTCACGACGCGCCGGTGGAGGAATGGGGAGGAATCACCTACACCCTCGGGGCGCTCGATGCAGCGCTTCCCGACGACTGGGAGATGGTTCCTCTGGTCAAGGTCGGCTTCGATCTCGCCGACCGCGCGCGCGACTTCATGCGCCAGCTCGACAAGGTCGCACCGGATGCGGCGCCCATCGAAGTGCCGCATCACAACAATCGTGTGTCACTGCACTATCAGAGTGCGGAGCGGCGATGCGAGCGCCTCGCCGGAGGCGTACCGAAGTGGAGCTGGCTCGGGCTGAAACCGCTGCTGTCGGGACTGGACGCGCTTTATGTCAACCTCATCAGCGGGTTCGAGCTGGACCTCGAGACGGCGCAGCTCCTTCGCGCGCATTTCAAGGGACCGATCTACTGCGATCTGCACTCATTGCTGCTGGCCGTTCAGCCGGACGGCATTCGAACGCTGCAGCCGCTGCCCAATCCTGCGGCGTGGTGCCGATGCTTTGACTTTCTACAGGTCAACGAGGACGAGATGAGCATGATGGCAGCCGACCCGCTCGCACTCGCGGCTATCGCCCTGTCGGCCGGCGTCAAAACCCTCAATGTGACCATGGGGAAGCGGGGCGTGGTCTACTTCGCGGCTCCCGGATTCGACAGCCTGGCAGATCTCGAGCGCAACGACCTTCAGAGTGCGACCGGACCGATACGGACGGAGCTGCTGCCCGCGGTGCCGGCCCGACATGGCGCTGACGGTGATCCGACGGGGTGCGGAGATGTGTGGGGAGCGACATATTTCTCGCGTCTTCTGGCTGGAGAAAATATCGCCGAAGCGATGCGCGCCGCTCTCGTGGCCGCGGCCAAAAATGTCGACCATCGCGGGGCCAGTGGCCTCGCGCGCTACCTGCGGGGAGAGCTTAGCATCAAGTGA